GCGGCGGCCCGGTCGTCTGTGCCGCGGCGCTCGCCGCGCTGGCCGCCCACGCCGAGGAGCGCACCGGCGAGAACGCGGTGCGGGCCGGCGAGCACCTGCGGGCCGGCCTGCGCGGGCTGGCCGCCCGGAACGGCCGCGTCGCCGAGGTGCGGGGCGCCGGTCTCATGAACGCGGTCACGCTGGCGGAGCCGGTGGCGCAGCGCGTCGCCGCCGCGGCGCTCGACCGGGGGTTCGTCCTCAACGCGATCGGCGATTCGATCCTGCGCTTCCTCCCGCCGCTGACGTGCGATACTCCCGAGATCGACACGCTCCTGGCCGCCTTGGACGAGCTGCTTACGGAGGTCCCGTCGTGAGCGACGACACCCTGAGGGGGCGCGACCTTCTGACCCTGGCGGACCTCACGCCCGCGGAACTGCGTCTGGTACTCGACAGGGCGGCGGCCGACAAGGCGCGGTGGACCCGTGGCGAGCGGGAGGCGCCGCTGAATGGCAAGGCGGCGGCGCTGGTCTTCCTGAAGCCCTCGGTGCGTACGAGGGTGAGCTTCGAGGTCGCCTGCGGGAGGCTCGGGCTGCAGCCCGTGGTGCTCGGTCCGGGCGACGCCTTCTCGCGCAGCGAGACGGTGCACGACACGGTCAAGGTGCTCGAGCGCTACGTGGACGCGATCGTGCTGCGAACGTCCGCGCACGGCCACCTCGAGGAGGTCGCGGAGCACTCCTCGGTCCCCGTCGTCAACGCGCTGACCGACGACCACCACCCCTGCCAGGTGTTGGCCGACCTCCTGACGATCGAGGAGCGCAAAGGCCGTCTCGCCGGCTTGCGCTTCGCCTACGTGGGCGACGGCAACAACATGGCCAACAGCTATCTTCTCGGCGGCGCGCTCACCGGGCTGGACGTCACTATCGCGGGGCCCGAGGGCTTCGAGCCCGCCGAGGACGTGCTCGCGCGGGCGCGCGAGCTCGCCTCGGCCAACCGCACGGGTGCGCGGCTCCGCGTCGTTCGCGAGCCCGCCGAGGCCGTCGCCGGCGCCGACGTCGTGGCGACGGACACGTGGGCGTCGATGGGGCGGGAGGACGAGCGCGAGACGCGGCTGGCGGCTTTCGCCGCCTACACCTGCGACGCCGCGCTCATGGAGCGCGCAGCCGAGGACGCCCTGTTCATGCACTGCCTCCCCGCCCATCGCGGCGAGGAGGTGACCGACGAGGTGATCGACTCGCCCCGCTCGGTCGTGTTCGACGAGGCGGAGAACCGGCTGCACGCCCAGAAGGCGCTGCTGTCGCTTCTGTTGGGGTGAGGGCGTCTGCCGGGACGTCCCCGTGGAAGGGTCGAGGCATGAGGAGACGGACCCAGAGGCAAGAGGAGATCCGCAAGATAGTGCGGCGCGAGCGCATCCGCACGCAACGGGAGCTCGTCGAGCGGTTGAAGCCGGCCGGGTTCGAGTGCACCCAGGCGACGGTCTCGCGCGACATCACGGAGATGGGAGTCCGGAAGCTCCCCGAAGGCGTCTACGTGCTCGCCGAGGATCTGCACCTGCAGAGGATGATCGCCGACCTGGTCGTCGGCGTGGTGCGCTCGGAGAACCTGGTGCTGGTGAAGGCATCGACGGGGACGGCGCCGGGCGTGGCGGCGGCGCTGGACGCGGCCGATCTCGACGGCGTGCTCGGCTCGGTGGCCGGAGACGACACGATCCTCGTGCTCGCGATCTCGGCCGCCGACGCCGAGGCGCTGACGGACACGCTCGACGGGTACCGGGGCAGACCGCGCCGCTAGGGCGCCGGTCGCCGGGAGGGCGGCTCGGGCGGTCCTCGGACGGAAGGGAAGGGAAGCGCGTGGCGAAGGACAGGTGCGTGCTGGCGTACTCCGGTGGGCTGGACACGTCCGTGGCGATCCAGTGGCTGCGCGAGGTGAGGGACCTCGACGTGATCGCACTGGCCGTGGACGTGGGCCAGGAGCGCCAGGACCTCGAGTTCGTGCGCCTGAAGGCGCTGGACATAGGCGCGGTCGAGTCGATCGTGCGCGACGTGCGCGAGGAGTACGTGGAGGACTTCCTGAGCCGGGCGCTGAAGGCCAACGCGCTCTACGAGAACAAGTACCCGCTGCTCTCCGCGATGTCGCGTCCGATCATCGTCAAGCACCTCGTGGACGAGGCCCACCGCACCGGCGCGCGCTGCATAGCCCATGGCTGCACCGGAAAGGGCAACGACCAGGTACGCTTCGAGGTCGGTATCGCGGCGCTCGACCCCGACCTCGAGGTGCTCGCGCCGGTGCGCGAGTGGGACCTGTGCACCCGTGAGGCGGAGATGGACTACGCGCGCGCCCACGGCATCCCCGTGCCGACCACCAAGGCCAGCCCGTACTCCATCGACGACAACCTGTGGGGCCGCGCCATAGAGTGCGGCGTGCTCGAGGACCCGTGGGCCGAGCCCCCCGAGGACATCTACACGCTGACCTCCGACGCCCGTGGCGAGTCCTGCGCCGAGCCCGAGTACGTGGAGCTGTCCTTCGAGCGCGGGCTCCCGGTGGCGCTGGACGGCGCCGGCAGGAGCTTCCACGAGATCATCGTCGCCATGAACGGCATCGCGGGTCGCAACGGTTTCGGCCGGATCGACATGATCGAGAACCGCCTCGTCGGCGTGAAGAGCCGCGAGGTCTACGAGGTGCCCGGCGCGCTCGCGCTCATCCAGGCGCACAAAGCGCTCGAGGATCTGTGCCTGGAGCGTGAGGTGCTCCACTACAAGCTGGGGGTGGAGCAGAAATGGGCCGAGCTCGTCTACAACGGGCTGTGGTTCTCGCCCCTGAAGGAGGCGCTGGACGGGTTCCTGGACAGCACGCAGAAGCTGGTCGCCGGCGACGTGCGCTTGCGCTTCTACCGCGGCTCGTGCACCACCGTCGGCCGCCGCTCGCCGTACTCCCTCTACGACTACGGCCTCGCCACCTACGACGAGGCGGACACGTTCGACCACAAGGCCGCCGAGGGCTTCATCGAGCTCTGGGGCCTGCCGACGAGGGTCTGGGCGCGTCAGCGCCGCAAGGTCGGCCACGAGGGCGAGGTGTAGGCGCCCGCGACGCCGGGGAGGCGCGCATGCCCGAGGACAGGAAGACCCCGTGGGGCGGCCGGTTCGGCAAGCCGCTCGACAAGTTCGTCGAGGAGTTCGCCGCCTCGCTGCCGGTGGACAAGCGGATGTGGGAGGCGGACATCCTCGGCTCGCTCGCGCACGCGCGCATGCTCGCCGCGACCGGCGTCATCCCCCCCGAGGACCTCGCGGCGATCGAACGGGGACTCTCCGAGATCTACCGCGAGATCCGCGAGGGCAGGTTCGAGTTCGTGCTCGCCGACGAGGACGTGCACATGGCGGTCGAACGCGCCCTCATCGACAAGGCAGGGCCCGCGGGAGGGCGGCTGCACACCGCCCGGTCGCGCAACGACCAGGTCGCTCTCGACGAGCGGATCCACGCGCGAGACGCCGTCCGCGAGCTCGCAGAGGCCGCCACCGGCCTGCGGGCGACGCTCCTGCGCCTGGCCGAGGAGCACCTCGGCGTCGTGATGCCCGGTTACACGCACCTGCAGAAGGCGCAGCCGGTGCTGCTCAGCCACCACCTGCTCGCGTACTTCTGGATGCTCAGCCGCGACGTCACGCGGCTGCGGCACGCCCGCGAGGCCGCCGACGCCATGCCGCTGGGCTCGGCGGCGCTCGCCGGCACGACCTTCCCGATCGACCGCCAGGCCGTCGCCGACGCCCTCGGGTTCTCGGTCGTCACGGCGAACTCGCTGGACGCCGTCTCCGACCGC
This is a stretch of genomic DNA from Coriobacteriia bacterium. It encodes these proteins:
- the argF gene encoding ornithine carbamoyltransferase, translated to MSDDTLRGRDLLTLADLTPAELRLVLDRAAADKARWTRGEREAPLNGKAAALVFLKPSVRTRVSFEVACGRLGLQPVVLGPGDAFSRSETVHDTVKVLERYVDAIVLRTSAHGHLEEVAEHSSVPVVNALTDDHHPCQVLADLLTIEERKGRLAGLRFAYVGDGNNMANSYLLGGALTGLDVTIAGPEGFEPAEDVLARARELASANRTGARLRVVREPAEAVAGADVVATDTWASMGREDERETRLAAFAAYTCDAALMERAAEDALFMHCLPAHRGEEVTDEVIDSPRSVVFDEAENRLHAQKALLSLLLG
- a CDS encoding ArgR family transcriptional regulator; this translates as MRRRTQRQEEIRKIVRRERIRTQRELVERLKPAGFECTQATVSRDITEMGVRKLPEGVYVLAEDLHLQRMIADLVVGVVRSENLVLVKASTGTAPGVAAALDAADLDGVLGSVAGDDTILVLAISAADAEALTDTLDGYRGRPRR
- a CDS encoding argininosuccinate synthase, with the translated sequence MAKDRCVLAYSGGLDTSVAIQWLREVRDLDVIALAVDVGQERQDLEFVRLKALDIGAVESIVRDVREEYVEDFLSRALKANALYENKYPLLSAMSRPIIVKHLVDEAHRTGARCIAHGCTGKGNDQVRFEVGIAALDPDLEVLAPVREWDLCTREAEMDYARAHGIPVPTTKASPYSIDDNLWGRAIECGVLEDPWAEPPEDIYTLTSDARGESCAEPEYVELSFERGLPVALDGAGRSFHEIIVAMNGIAGRNGFGRIDMIENRLVGVKSREVYEVPGALALIQAHKALEDLCLEREVLHYKLGVEQKWAELVYNGLWFSPLKEALDGFLDSTQKLVAGDVRLRFYRGSCTTVGRRSPYSLYDYGLATYDEADTFDHKAAEGFIELWGLPTRVWARQRRKVGHEGEV
- the argH gene encoding argininosuccinate lyase, which translates into the protein MPEDRKTPWGGRFGKPLDKFVEEFAASLPVDKRMWEADILGSLAHARMLAATGVIPPEDLAAIERGLSEIYREIREGRFEFVLADEDVHMAVERALIDKAGPAGGRLHTARSRNDQVALDERIHARDAVRELAEAATGLRATLLRLAEEHLGVVMPGYTHLQKAQPVLLSHHLLAYFWMLSRDVTRLRHAREAADAMPLGSAALAGTTFPIDRQAVADALGFSVVTANSLDAVSDRDFLVDLTYACALAMVHLSRLCEELVLWSAEEFGFVTMDDSFSTGSSIMPQKRNPDVAELVRGKTGRVLGDLQALLVMLKGLPLAYNKDMQEDKESAFDAIDTLRDCLRATDGMIGSMRVNSERMRRAALGGFMVATDLADHLAERGVPFRDAHEVVGRLVAECERRGIALQDLTPEEFAAAHPALAGVSEALDVDRAVARRTSEGGTGHDAVRAQLSRGRDVLAADEAWLESLAAE